One window of the Actinomycetota bacterium genome contains the following:
- a CDS encoding DUF5719 family protein, translating to MRTRMRVVLVVVVFVGAIVADALRPPAPAMSHGVVSATTGGVLACPNALPSRGTAYIHVANAGTRTADVRVTLVPKVGKPVVIPFAIGPAKARALRISGRVKAPAAAVLEYSGSDITAAHSMWMPKVGGRGGGAGALCERPTAGEIVVSSLRTFGATASVSVFNPGSASADISVSLLADGHRLEPQRLSRRVVPARSRLDLAVGDFAFDARAVTAVITARAGRVVAEGIVSSGRGLEILSGRPPERSGVVIAARSGLGVAATVSPVGVEDSAVAIRVVDGTHQGVLPGAPSTLRAGTSRRIAIPESAKSRAAALVIDVGMGSPVAAGVSWDRAGSPSDEVASPLVAAGRRWRGVAGSPYPKTLIQAFVINASDEPADVRIDLFGTRTGSVLRRVAPGRLLVLTLSNAAATLGIDVSSDQPVAVVLQVAARATDGSALAYGIPASPVRTARPVAVTTDPRVGIPARVPAV from the coding sequence ATGAGGACGCGCATGCGTGTGGTGCTCGTCGTGGTTGTGTTCGTCGGCGCGATCGTGGCGGATGCTCTGCGCCCGCCCGCGCCGGCTATGTCACATGGCGTCGTCTCGGCCACGACCGGCGGAGTGCTCGCCTGCCCGAATGCGTTGCCCTCGCGGGGAACCGCGTACATACATGTCGCCAACGCCGGCACGCGGACCGCCGATGTTCGCGTCACGCTGGTTCCAAAGGTGGGGAAGCCGGTCGTGATTCCCTTCGCGATCGGCCCGGCGAAGGCGCGCGCTCTGCGGATCAGCGGTCGCGTCAAGGCGCCGGCGGCGGCAGTGCTCGAGTACTCGGGTTCCGATATCACGGCTGCCCACTCGATGTGGATGCCTAAGGTTGGGGGCCGGGGCGGCGGGGCCGGGGCGTTGTGCGAGAGGCCGACCGCGGGAGAGATAGTCGTGTCCTCGCTGCGGACGTTTGGCGCGACGGCGTCGGTGTCGGTGTTCAACCCCGGAAGCGCGAGCGCAGATATCAGCGTGTCGTTGCTTGCCGACGGGCACCGCCTGGAGCCGCAGCGTCTTTCGCGTCGAGTCGTCCCGGCGCGTTCGCGCCTGGATCTCGCCGTCGGCGACTTCGCTTTCGACGCGCGCGCCGTGACCGCGGTTATCACCGCGCGCGCCGGACGCGTGGTGGCAGAGGGGATCGTCTCGTCCGGGCGCGGCCTGGAGATTTTGTCCGGTCGGCCGCCGGAGCGCAGCGGTGTGGTGATCGCAGCCCGCAGCGGTTTGGGCGTGGCGGCTACGGTGTCGCCGGTCGGCGTCGAGGACTCCGCCGTCGCGATTAGGGTCGTAGATGGGACGCACCAGGGAGTTTTGCCGGGCGCTCCTTCGACGCTGCGCGCCGGGACGTCTCGTCGGATCGCGATTCCGGAGTCTGCCAAGTCTCGAGCGGCCGCTTTGGTGATCGACGTCGGGATGGGCTCGCCCGTTGCCGCCGGAGTGTCCTGGGATCGGGCGGGATCTCCGTCGGATGAGGTCGCATCGCCGCTTGTGGCTGCCGGCCGTCGGTGGAGGGGAGTGGCAGGCAGCCCGTATCCCAAGACGCTGATTCAGGCCTTCGTGATCAACGCTTCCGACGAACCGGCCGACGTTCGCATCGACCTTTTCGGGACGCGCACCGGCTCTGTCCTGCGCCGGGTGGCGCCGGGCAGGCTGTTGGTGCTGACGCTGTCGAATGCGGCGGCTACCTTGGGAATCGACGTCTCCTCCGACCAGCCGGTCGCGGTCGTTCTCCAGGTAGCGGCTCGCGCCACGGACGGCTCGGCGCTGGCTTACGGGATCCCCGCGTCGCCGGTTAGGACGGCGCGCCCGGTCGCGGTCACCACCGACCCGCGGGTAGGTATTCCCGCCCGCGTCCCCGCGGTCTAG
- a CDS encoding DUF3499 family protein produces MPVSLPYGARVLGKRKNDVRRCSRNGCRWPASASLTYAYQQQVAWIEDVTPQPHPAAYDLCAAHAERLAVPLGWRKEDLRVVPPPVTPIRPEVGSWHGTAGASTGA; encoded by the coding sequence ATGCCCGTATCGCTCCCGTATGGTGCGCGCGTGCTCGGCAAGAGAAAGAACGATGTGCGCCGTTGCTCCCGCAACGGCTGCCGCTGGCCGGCGTCGGCTTCGTTGACGTACGCGTACCAGCAGCAGGTCGCCTGGATTGAAGACGTGACGCCGCAGCCCCACCCGGCCGCCTACGACTTGTGCGCGGCGCACGCCGAACGTCTGGCGGTTCCGCTCGGGTGGCGCAAGGAGGACCTGCGAGTTGTTCCTCCACCTGTGACCCCGATTCGACCCGAGGTCGGGTCCTGGCACGGCACAGCCGGCGCGTCCACCGGCGCCTGA